In Paenibacillus sp. FSL M7-0420, a single genomic region encodes these proteins:
- a CDS encoding sensor histidine kinase: MRRRISLPLKLFLIVFAFVLSCIILISQLSYRYVQKEIRTSDLYYTNQILDKVDQYFTVNFSSFQTILFSVESSVKANIGNLDVIKKQLRELYELNSNYVSNIYLIKSDLSILGGSAPTRIFDESLAEREPLFDAADKNRRITFVSDPYKSKYSGWTVTMVRYLNSAPFPMAIAVDLDLNAIEETLFKINTQEQMNLALLTASGKIIAGFSENKGPISILDHTFSIGETSAEQILDTPETSLQLHTKEGLPVSLLKKPTEKFNWTLISINDESRLKAALSRLETYYIELLAAGFVLSLFISLLIAKYIRTPLYALKTKMKRVEQGILTTPVSINRNDEFGDLSKAFDRMLQQIVELIRGAELHHELERKLEIQVLQSQINPHFLYNTLGSISNVIRLGRIEKVDVVIESLISILEYGIADAAEKVSLRQELQNVADYIAIQNIRYNRSFHLIEDIEAGLMDFPVFRMLLQPLVENSIFHGYNGGGIEGPITIHAYREGGIVIIEVIDQGEGIPADTLKYILVSEPGDTEVKRKRIGLNNIHDRIRLHYGEQFGLQIISIPNEITRVRALFPAALFKGDA; this comes from the coding sequence ATGCGAAGAAGAATCAGCTTGCCTTTGAAATTATTTTTGATCGTGTTTGCCTTTGTATTAAGCTGCATTATCTTGATCAGCCAGCTGTCTTACCGCTATGTCCAAAAGGAAATAAGAACCTCTGACCTGTATTACACCAACCAGATACTTGACAAGGTAGATCAGTATTTCACCGTTAATTTCTCCTCCTTCCAGACGATCCTGTTCTCGGTGGAATCATCGGTGAAAGCCAACATTGGCAATCTGGATGTGATTAAGAAGCAATTACGAGAGCTGTATGAACTCAACAGTAATTACGTCAGTAATATTTATCTGATCAAAAGCGATTTATCCATTCTAGGCGGAAGTGCGCCTACCCGGATATTCGATGAATCTTTAGCTGAAAGAGAGCCATTGTTTGACGCGGCTGACAAGAACAGAAGGATTACCTTTGTCAGTGATCCTTACAAATCCAAATATTCCGGATGGACCGTTACGATGGTCCGGTATCTGAACAGCGCTCCGTTTCCTATGGCCATTGCGGTAGATCTGGATCTCAATGCCATTGAAGAAACCTTGTTCAAGATTAATACACAAGAACAAATGAATCTGGCTCTGCTCACCGCATCGGGAAAAATCATCGCCGGATTCTCGGAAAATAAAGGCCCCATAAGTATTCTGGATCATACCTTCTCCATCGGTGAAACGTCAGCGGAACAAATTCTGGATACCCCGGAAACCAGTCTTCAACTGCATACCAAGGAGGGCCTGCCCGTCTCCCTTCTCAAAAAACCGACAGAGAAATTCAACTGGACGCTGATCTCGATCAACGATGAATCACGCTTGAAAGCTGCGTTGTCCCGGCTGGAAACCTATTATATCGAGCTTCTGGCTGCCGGCTTTGTGTTAAGTCTATTCATCTCTTTGTTGATAGCCAAATATATAAGGACCCCTCTCTACGCACTCAAAACAAAGATGAAGCGGGTGGAGCAAGGCATTCTTACCACTCCAGTATCAATTAACCGGAACGATGAGTTTGGAGATCTCTCCAAGGCATTTGACCGTATGCTGCAGCAGATTGTGGAGCTGATCCGGGGAGCGGAGCTTCATCATGAACTGGAGCGGAAGCTGGAAATCCAAGTGCTTCAATCTCAAATAAACCCTCATTTTCTGTATAATACGCTGGGTTCAATCAGCAATGTCATCCGGCTCGGACGAATAGAGAAAGTAGATGTGGTCATCGAATCGCTCATTTCAATACTGGAATATGGGATCGCCGATGCTGCGGAGAAGGTCTCTCTGCGTCAGGAATTGCAAAATGTAGCGGACTATATCGCGATCCAGAACATCCGTTATAACCGAAGCTTCCACTTGATTGAAGATATCGAAGCAGGGTTAATGGATTTTCCTGTTTTTAGAATGCTGCTGCAGCCCCTTGTAGAGAACAGTATCTTCCATGGTTATAACGGAGGGGGAATCGAAGGCCCTATTACTATTCATGCGTACAGAGAGGGCGGCATCGTCATCATAGAAGTAATTGACCAAGGGGAAGGCATTCCAGCGGATACGCTAAAGTATATTCTGGTTTCAGAACCGGGTGATACGGAAGTGAAGCGGAAAAGAATCGGGTTAAACAATATTCATGACCGGATAAGACTTCACTACGGAGAGCAGTTCGGTCTCCAGATCATAAGCATACCTAATGAAATAACCCGTGTCCGCGCCTTATTCCCGGCAGCCTTGTTTAAAGGAGATGCATGA
- a CDS encoding extracellular solute-binding protein — translation MQRKAISLAILAAMVGMGTMLSGCGEQKEDTSAAPGNSQDPSNPFKTKLKISMFNQGTFNAAAPIPPREEDIQRQMLEEAVNIDLEMMIPQSGQATTKLNTLIAGGDIPDLIFLKSRADLAQYYDQGVLADLTPYLDQFPALQKRFSDDSWEAMSYQGKTIGVPGYDNVNGISRSFFIRNDWLKKLNMEVPTTPDELFEVMKAFTEKDPDGNGKNDTYGFIGGMNKEGNLQTYGFDSLMWMFGVNPPSAIDVKDNQPVFLFTDPKMKEALAYIHKMMEAKVVDPDWVTMNTPELLDQKLFKGKVGFMIRDARRLEPDYQQKMKEISGEVPEWIVIPPMTGPYGDQIVERKSFQGNSWAISKKADKDKIIRILAMLNYLFTDEEAYPNFAYGIKGIHWDVVDGKIKNKTSELSKEMKEKYLWVDHYRMPRHGDDAEYFSFQNPKTAEAFKNNQQYVAATLPGNLLTEDPNDTLATDRQRFINESLVKFMTGKDPLDNWDNFLHTLETKFDMQKYTDTVIKQFTEAGLIK, via the coding sequence ATGCAACGTAAAGCGATTTCATTGGCTATTCTGGCAGCAATGGTCGGTATGGGAACGATGTTGTCTGGATGTGGGGAACAAAAAGAGGATACATCGGCAGCTCCAGGTAATTCACAAGACCCATCGAATCCCTTCAAAACCAAATTAAAAATCTCGATGTTTAACCAAGGCACCTTCAACGCTGCTGCTCCGATTCCTCCCCGTGAAGAAGATATCCAGCGCCAAATGCTGGAGGAAGCCGTAAATATCGACCTGGAAATGATGATTCCGCAATCCGGGCAAGCAACGACTAAATTAAATACGCTGATTGCCGGCGGAGATATTCCAGATTTGATCTTCTTGAAAAGCCGGGCGGATCTCGCGCAATACTATGATCAAGGCGTCCTTGCCGATTTGACACCGTATCTGGATCAATTTCCAGCATTACAGAAACGATTCAGTGACGACTCCTGGGAGGCGATGTCCTATCAAGGCAAAACCATCGGCGTTCCAGGTTATGATAATGTAAACGGGATCAGCCGCAGCTTCTTTATCCGCAATGATTGGCTGAAAAAGCTGAATATGGAAGTACCAACGACCCCTGACGAGTTATTTGAAGTTATGAAAGCCTTTACAGAGAAAGACCCGGATGGTAATGGCAAGAACGATACGTACGGATTCATCGGCGGTATGAACAAAGAAGGCAATCTGCAAACCTACGGCTTCGATAGCTTGATGTGGATGTTCGGCGTCAATCCTCCCTCAGCCATTGATGTGAAGGACAATCAGCCGGTGTTCCTGTTTACCGACCCCAAAATGAAAGAAGCGCTCGCTTATATTCATAAAATGATGGAGGCCAAAGTGGTAGATCCAGATTGGGTGACGATGAATACTCCCGAATTGCTGGATCAAAAGTTATTTAAGGGCAAAGTCGGTTTCATGATCAGAGATGCCCGCAGGCTGGAGCCGGATTATCAGCAGAAAATGAAAGAAATCAGCGGAGAAGTCCCGGAATGGATCGTCATTCCTCCAATGACTGGTCCTTATGGCGATCAAATTGTAGAGAGAAAATCGTTCCAGGGCAATTCATGGGCCATCTCCAAAAAAGCGGACAAGGACAAAATCATCCGGATCTTGGCCATGCTGAATTATCTCTTTACAGACGAGGAAGCCTATCCGAACTTCGCCTACGGAATTAAAGGGATTCATTGGGATGTTGTGGACGGTAAGATCAAGAATAAAACCTCTGAATTATCGAAGGAAATGAAAGAAAAATATCTATGGGTCGATCATTACAGAATGCCGCGTCATGGCGATGATGCTGAGTACTTCAGCTTCCAGAACCCTAAGACGGCTGAGGCCTTTAAGAACAATCAGCAATACGTGGCGGCTACGTTGCCCGGGAATTTATTGACCGAGGACCCGAACGATACATTGGCAACAGACCGCCAACGTTTCATTAATGAAAGCCTGGTCAAATTTATGACCGGCAAAGATCCTCTGGACAACTGGGACAATTTCCTCCATACGCTGGAGACCAAGTTTGACATGCAGAAGTATACGGACACAGTCATCAAGCAATTTACAGAAGCGGGCTTAATCAAGTAA